Part of the Notamacropus eugenii isolate mMacEug1 chromosome 5, mMacEug1.pri_v2, whole genome shotgun sequence genome is shown below.
GGCACACATCAGGGTGGAGGGGAAGCCACCTGAGAACTGTGTGCCAAggtcattgaggaaggaaggcatGTGGCCTGGCAGGTAGCTAACTGCTCTCAGCTTCTAGTGGCTGAGGCAGCCAACAGCTGCAAGGGGAGGATTTGGGCACGGCTGTAGTAGCTGAGCTGAGGGATTTCCAGGTTTCCAGGAATGGTGAAAGAGGGCTGGAATGAGGCcctgagaagggaaagcaaaggTCAGGGACTGGGAGTGGGCAGTCTGAGCCAGAGGCAGAGCAGGAGGTAGCAGGTTACCAAAGAGGGGCAAGTTAGCTGATGGCCTCTGTTAGTATTTCCCCATTGGTGAAATGTGTTCAGCTCCATCTCAGCTGTGATATTCTGTGAACAGACAGACAGCACAGTCCTAGGGCTGAttgccttcttccttctccccacagTTGGCCCTTCCCTTCCTTCGGCAGAGCCGGGGCAGCATCATTAACATCTCCAGCCTGGTGGGGGCCATCGGCCAGAGAAAAGCCGCACCTTATGTGGCCACCAAGGTATGGGAGGTGGAAGGGATGATACAACTTCCTCTCAGGCCTCAGCCATTGGCTGAGGGCAGTGTCCAGTCCACTCATACCCAATGCCCAAACAAAAATAGCCGATCCCATCCTTCTCAGTCCTGTTGCTAAGGTGCTGACCAAGACCCCTAGCAAGGACTAGTCTCCACTGTCCCTAGGGACCAGAGAAGATGGGCTGAACAATTGAAGCCTGAGGCTCTGCCTCCTACTGAGCCATAAGTGTCCCTCTTGGCCTAATTGGACTAGGGGACCATGCCCCCATGCCAAGGGGCAGGGCCCATCTCAGAGGACTGCCCAGACTCAGTGGTTTTCCCTTCCTCTAGGGGGCTGTGACAGCTCTGACCAAGGCTTTGGCCCTGGATGAAAGTCAACATGGTGTCCGAGTCAATTGGTGAGTGGCTGAGGTGGGTGAGAGCAAAGAGGGGGCCTGGGTGGGAGGGGATGGGGGTAGTCCGATGAGGCAGCTAGACTGGTGGGACTTCAGACTGGGAACCAGGGACTTTGGCAACTGACACTAGGAATGGGGGATGGAGCAGAAGGACCAGAGGGACATCTGGGGAGCCTGAGATAGTGGGAGTAGGAGGACTGAAGGGGGCTAAAAATGAGGAAGTCTTGGCAGCTAGGGGCTGGGCAGAAGGACTGAGGGCACCTTGGGCCCTGAGAATGAGGAGCCCCAAGGAAGCTGCAGGGCGATGGATGACTAGCCAGAGATCTGGGACCTTGGAGTAAGGAAGTAGAGAGCTTGGAAATGGGGAGACAGGACTGGTCGTGGGAGGTTGGGAGAGATTGAGATCCAGAGAGGAGCCAAGGGGGCCAAACGAGGGGGCCTGGGTGGCGCTATCACGCGGGGTGGGAGTGTGCTAAGAAGACTCAAGGGCTTGAAGGAAAAGGCCTGAGAGGCAGGAGCCCGGAGTTCTAGGCAGCCTGGAacgtggggggtggggggcaggcgAAGCCACGGGCCCTCCCTCAAAGTAAATCAACATTTGCTAAGCGCCTTCTTGGACCACCTTTGCCCCTCCCCCAGCATCTCTCCAGGAAACATCTGGACCCCTTTGTGGAAGGAGCTGGCCGACCTGACCCCCAATCCCTCTGCCACGGTCAGAGAGGGAGAGCTGGCGCAGGTGGGCCGGGCGGGGACCGGGCTGGGATGGGCTGGGGAGAGCCGGTGGAGGGGGGGAGCCGGGCGGGGAccgggctgggctgggctggggggaGCCGGGGAGCCGGGCGGGgacagggctgggctgggctggggggaGCCGGGGAGCCGGGCGGGGacagggctgggctggggggaGCTGGGCGGGGAccgggctgggctgggctggggggaGCCGGGGAGCCGGGCGGGGACCGGGCTGGGCTGGGGGGAGCCGGAGGGGTGGGGTGCGGGGAGCCGGgtgggggctgggctgggctggggggaGCCGGTGGAGGGGGGGAGCCGGGCGGGGAccgggctgggctgggctgggggggCGGCGCTGCTGGGGGCGCTGCGCAAGCCCCCCAGGGTCCGGCCCGGCTCCAGCCTCTGCCCTGTCCCCCTCAGCCCCTCGGACGGATGGGCAGGCCGGACGAGGTGGGGGCTGCCGCTGTCTTCCTGGCCTTCCACGCTTCCTTCTGCACCGGCGTGGAGCTGCCCCTGACCGGGGGCGCCGAGCTGGGCTACGGGCGAAAGGTGCCCCGCGACATGACGGGGCGACCCCCGGGCCCCTCGCCTCCCCTTGCTAGCCCCGGCTCCTTCGACCCCctgccccttccttcctcccgATAAACTGGAAACACAAAACCAttacctttgtattttatttcctgcCGCCCCCCGCCCGCTACCTGGCCCCGGGCCTCCGCCGCCGGGCCTGTCCCGctgcggggggtgggggggccgGGGCTTCCTGGGTAAAGAAGtcgggggagggggcagggggcgCCAGTCCCTGCTGGGGTCCGAGACCCGGCGGGGTTCTGCCCGGCCCCTCTTCAGCGCCCCGCGCTAACGCGCCCCTAAAAGGTCTCCCGGGAAGAGGGAATTAGGTGCCAATTAGCGAGCTTAATGAAGGAGGGCGGGGCTGGGGCCGGGGAGGCCCCTGAGGTACCAGGTGGGGACGCCGGGTCCGGCAGGGGGCGGGGGCCTGTGGGACAGCTGGCCGCCCTCGCCGGGGGGCGGGGGCCACCAGGCGCTCGCTGATTGGCCGGCCGAGGCGGGCGTCCGGAGGGGGGAGGGTAAAGGGGCCGTGCCCCTGGGGGCGGGGCCGGAGCCCGGGGGTGGGCAGAGCTGAACAAGGCCGAGCCCGCCGGGCCAGGCCGCCCACTTCTCCGCGGCACTGACCATGGCAGCGGCGGGCCTGGGACAGGTGGGTGCGGGGGGCGGGGGCGCGCGGGGGAAGGGGGGCTGGAGATGTCGGGCAGGGTGGAGGGCACTTCCGGGCAACACGTCCGGCCAGCGGGGCCGCGGGAGCGTGCGGGGCCGCCTGCTGCCCTGGCAGCCCAGCCGTGACGGGGAGCTCAGTATCACCCGGCCTTGGGCACCTTTCCCGGGCCCAGGCCGGCCCGTTGCTCCATCCGCTCCTCCACGTGCCAGCTCCCCTGGCGGAGGGCgggcctcctccccctccctctcccatctgTGCCCAGCAGGACGGTGCCCGCGGCCAGGAGGACGCTGCAGACTCGATCCCCAGCACGGGGGTTCCCCGGGGCCCCCTGGGCCCAGAGCCCTCTGCCAGCCCTGTCCTGGATGAATCCGACCCCGGGGCGACTCCAGCTGGGCTTCGGGAGCTCTGCTCTATCCTGTTTCCAGCCCCTGAAGCCATTTCACAGCTCCTGGGAATCCTGGGGATTCCAAGTTCCTGCTTCCATACCGGGCTCATTGCCTTCTGTGCCCTGTTGGAAGGCATCCCCCTTCCCTATTATACTCTTTCAGGTCCTGGATGGCAGGCTGGGGGCTGAGGCTCCATGCCCATCAGCCCGGCCAGAGGGGCTTGTTTTGGCCATCACAGCCCTCCCCCTCCATCGGACTCCAGATCCTCCTTCCTAGAGGTCCTTAGCCTTCTGAGCAAAGGTGGGCCCCCCAACCTGCCGAGCTCCTGGGTACCCCAGGCTGTTCTGGGCCATCCTTCCTGGTCGAGTTCCACGTTTCTCAGTCCAGAATGGTCCCACCTGACGCAGGAATTGGgcctcccctgctgcctcctCAGGTTCTGTCCAGGGAGCGAACAAGTGCATGCCGTCtcctgccttcatttcctcagccTTCTCTCCTTCCAGAGTCTCCCagtcctgcccctccccccaccatcgTCCCAGGTTTCTAGCCTCCTCCTCCTTGCACTGCACTTACCATTCAGTTTGGCATTGCCCAAGGGCAGATGCAGACATATGTCTTGGGTAGAAGGAGCCCCCCCAGGCCTGGCAGGGGCCTAAGGACTCCTCTCTTACCCTTCCTTCACCTCCTAGGTTGGCCTTGTCCAGGCCCTTCTTCATCCTCTGTGCATGAGTGGATACTCACCTtgccctttctctcctccagtcTTCCCCCCCTCCATTCCTTctgttttcctcctccctcctgccAGCACTTCCAACCCCCCCAATTCCCCTATAGTCCTCCCCTTGTCCATTCTCCTCCATACTTTGTCCATGCCCCCTAAGGTTCTCCCCCATTCTGGgccactcccacccccaaatcTTCACCCTTTTCCTCAGTGGCTCACTCTAGCCTGGGGTAGCTAAGTTGGGCCCCTGGCCAGAGACTACAGGATTTCTAGGGGGTAGTGTCTCTCCCATATCCCTTGGTGCCAGTCTCCTCCTCAGCCTGGCCCCCTGATTTCTAGTCTGTCAGCCTGTCACAGCTgccatctctctcccttttgcCCTGTTTCACCTGTTCTtgacttctctcccctcctccccaccttctGGTCCTCTGCTTCTGTCTTCTTTGAGGGGGATTTAGACCCAGGACCCTAGAGGCCCTCTAGGCCAATCTCCTTTCCCGAAAAGGAAAAAGCTGAGGCCCCAGTGGCAGAGATTTGTCCCAGACCTGTGGACTTAGTAGGAGCCCTGGGTTTGGAACCTAGAACCAGAGTACCTGGTAGGCACAAAGtatgtgctgaataaatgttaactgaagggttccccatccctgcccaaATCCAGGGGTTCCCTCCTTTTGCCTCAGTGGACCATGGTCCCTGGTTTCTCACTCCAATAAAGACAGGGTCAGGCCAGcagtctccatttctttatctgggaCTGGGTGTCCCAGCATGTGAGCTCAGGGGCTCAGGCGCAGGCTCCCTCCAAGGTCCCAGAGCCAGAAGCAGGGCCTGAGAGCAGCTTCAGGGCCCCATTCAGTCCCCTGGTAGCTGTGCACGGGAGCCCCGCTCTGGGCATCGGAGAAGGCCAGGAGACCAGCCTCCACCTCCAGATACACAGCCAGGCGCTGGGGCTGCTGCCGGATAGACAGGGTCACCTCAGGGGTCCACAGCTGGCCTCCACTAAGCTGCAGGGCCCAGAGCCCCTTGTTGGGCTGGGGCCTGAGGTTACCCTCACAGGCCACCCCCACAGCCCAGCCCCCTGATCGGCTCACATCTACTTCCCAGTAGTGAGAACCATCACCCCAGGCTTTGTCGCCCAGGATGCAGGGGCAGAGGTCAGCCTGTTGGGCACTGGCCCGGGGCCCCAGTCTTACTGTCCTCCCACCTTCTGATACTTCTAGGCCTGGGGCAGCGGAGTTGGTGTCAAAGCGCACTGGGGGCTCATCTCGGGCTAGTTCCCCTGAAAGCCGCTCCCGGAAGGCTCGGGCTGCCTCCTTTAGCACAGCCTGTGCCCGGCCTGCCCCTCCCATTACTTCTTCCCGGATCACCCTGACCCCTAGCATCTTGCCAGCCTCAGCCTCCAGTTTGCGAAGTCCCTCTTGGACACTGATGTCCCCTAGCAGTTGGGCGCTGGGCAGATGGAGCCAGGCTGAGGCCTCCAGGAGCAGGCGGTCCAGGTGCTGGGCATTGGCCGAGAGTCGGGCTCGTCTGGCTCTGCGGGCAGCCTGGGCCTGCTGCTCAGCAGCTGCCAGTGAGCTCAGCAGGTCCTGCTCAGCCTTGCTCAAGAAGTGACGCAGACCTGCAAACTCAGCCCCCAGACGCTGGCGCTGGATGGCAGCCTCTTCACCCAAGTCAGCCACCTGGCGCTCCTGCCGGGCCCCTGCGTCCTCCAGGGCCTCTCTCTGGGCACGCAGTCTGCCCAGAACCCCCCTGAGGCGGGCCTGGGTAACTCGGCCCTCCTCAGCCAGCACCACCAGGTTGTGACCCCGATGGGCTCTCTCATGGTGGCCAGTGGGGCACAGAGTGGCCGTATCGCGACAACAGAAGAGCCAGAGGTCCTCTCCTGTGTGCTGGGGGCAGGGACTCTGGGACAGGCTCAGCTCTAGCCTCGGCTCAGCCCATTGGCCACTGCCCCCTGGGCTGGGTGCCAGGCTGCTCCCGGCCCAGGCCCTGCCCGtgtcttcctcttcttctggGCTCTTCCCTGCTTTGCTGTTCTGAGTCCCCACAGCCTTCTGCATCGCACTTCCTGGGGCCTCCTGCCTGGGCACTGCCTCAGGGGGCTGCCTCCCTCCATGGGTCCCATCGTCCCTGTGGTCTTTGAGCTGGCTCTCTGTCCTGCTGCTTTGGGCCTCCTCCTGGTGGGAGGTGCTCTTCTGGGGCCTACATGGAGCCTCCCCAGTCTGAgcttctccctctgcctccccaGTCTGAGCCTTCCCTGCCTTGTTCTGCACTCTTTTCTCTGGCTCCCTGTTTTCCGTGTCTTTGGCCACCACAGGcagtctctctgtctcatcaTCCTGGCCTTTGTCCTCTGGGGCCTGTGGCATCTCGTCACTCTTGCTCCCCTTGGCCTCTTCCTCAGCCAAAAGTGTCACCAGTTCCTCCCCAGGCTCGCTGGCTTCCTGGCTTTTGCCCATGCTAGTGCCCAGTCCCAGCTCCCCATCTTTGCCAGCATTGGGCCTCAGGCGCTTGGCGGCCATGGCCACGTTGGCCAACTGGCAGTTGGGCCGCAGCTTGCGTTTGGGTGAGCGGGCCCGGCACTGGGGGCAGGGGAAGCGCCGGCCCATCTCGTCCCAGCAGCGAGTAATGCAGGCGCGGCAGAAATTGTGGCCACAGTCGATGGTGACAGGCTCGTGCAGGTAGTCCAAACACACGGCACATGTCACCTCCTCCTGCAGCAGGCGCACGGGGTCTGAGGTGGCCATGGCTGGGGCGGCACTCGGGGCTCCTGCCCCCCTCCACCCCCCGCCTAGGGCCCCTGCCCTCTCTTGCTCTGCCTTTTGCTCCCTCTCCCTGCCAGCCAGCCATGGGGGAGCATTATGAGGTCACCCCTGGTGGGGAGGGGTTTCTAGGGAACCCTGCTGGAGCCTGAGCCTCAGAAGGAAACCAGGCTGGAAGGACAGAGTTGATCTTCATCTCAGCTCCCCAAGGAAAGCCAGTGCCAAGGACTCCCCACTGTCCAGCCCCCAGGGCAGTTGGCTACCTACTGACCCTGGGGGCTGATGGGGGGGACCATTTCTTCCACAGTGGcattctctgcctcctcccaGAGCGGGCTCCAGGTTGGCTCTCGGAAGGCTCAGTTGGGGTAGGGGTCTGTCAGGTGCCTGGGCCTGATCCCTGGAGCCCCGCCAGACCCAACCCTGCCTTCTTGtctccctccacctcctctgTGGACCAGTTTTGGGTCTCCAAAGGGATCAGTGTCAGGGACCCAGATACCAGAGATCCCTGGGCCTGGGGCCTAAAAACCCGAGTTCCTGGTTAGTCAGGTGCTGGGTCTCAGGGAATAGTGTTCTAACCAAGGGCATAGGTCTGGGTGCCTGGATCTCTGAGGCTTTGGGAAGTGATTCTGGGAGCCCCAGTGTACTGGGGAACCTGCAGGAATGCATATTGGATATTGTCAGCTGAGGAGGGGAGGAGGCCTTGGGGTCTCAAAAGAGGTGGAGACTCCTCCCTGCCACCCCCCCAGTGTATTGTCCCTAGGTCCTCATGTAGCCCCCGGAAGGCTACCACTTACCAGTCTTGGTCCCCTGCTCTGCCATCCTCTGGGGCCTCTAGTTTTCTGAGCTCATCACAAAGGTTGGGGGCAAAGTCCCTGGGGAGGAGTCTGGGACTGACCCCTGATCCAAGGGGCGGGCCTGGCTCCCCTATGGAATGCCATGGGAGGCCCAGCAGCCTGAACAATGTGGGCCAGgtcctctttgggcctcagtttccttctctaaaatAAGAGGATTAGGTTGAGGGACATCTGGGCTCTCAGCACTGCTTAGCACTCCCCCCTTTTAGGTACATGAGGAAACCCCTTGACCTTTGTGCCTTTTTCACAAGGAGCCCATTTGGAGGAGAAGTTGGGGTTTCCCTGGGCTAAACAGTTAAGTTTGGAAACGAGCTGTTTGAGGCAGGGCCCCTTCCCTggcagagcctcagtttccctgtctgtcaAACAGGACAATAGGGCTGTTATCCTTCCTCACCTAGCAGGTCTGCTACCTGGGAGTGGCTGACTTGGTTTCCTACAACATAAAACTCTTGTCAACTTGTTTCATTAGATCTTGGCTAGAAAACTATACCCAGTGCCTCGCCTCCTCTGGGCCTCTCAGAGATGTTTGGCCAGCAGCTTCAGGGTAAGGAGCCCCACCAGCAACACTGGACACTGAACTCCTTGGGTTGGGTGGAAGTCAG
Proteins encoded:
- the HSD17B14 gene encoding L-fucose dehydrogenase isoform X1 gives rise to the protein MAAGPCSEVPVVLVTGGARGIGAGIVRAFVENGAKVIFCDKDELGGQALEKELRLVPPPAGAVFIQCDVTREREVEALFFETQQRFGRLDCLVNNAGRHPQEEILEETSSQAFRELLELNLLATYTMSKLALPFLRQSRGSIINISSLVGAIGQRKAAPYVATKGAVTALTKALALDESQHGVRVNCISPGNIWTPLWKELADLTPNPSATVREGELAQPLGRMGRPDEVGAAAVFLAFHASFCTGVELPLTGGAELGYGRKVPRDMTGRPPGPSPPLASPGSFDPLPLPSSR
- the HSD17B14 gene encoding L-fucose dehydrogenase isoform X2, which translates into the protein MDLIDCGHHPVENGAKVIFCDKDELGGQALEKELRLVPPPAGAVFIQCDVTREREVEALFFETQQRFGRLDCLVNNAGRHPQEEILEETSSQAFRELLELNLLATYTMSKLALPFLRQSRGSIINISSLVGAIGQRKAAPYVATKGAVTALTKALALDESQHGVRVNCISPGNIWTPLWKELADLTPNPSATVREGELAQPLGRMGRPDEVGAAAVFLAFHASFCTGVELPLTGGAELGYGRKVPRDMTGRPPGPSPPLASPGSFDPLPLPSSR
- the HSD17B14 gene encoding L-fucose dehydrogenase isoform X3 produces the protein MENGAKVIFCDKDELGGQALEKELRLVPPPAGAVFIQCDVTREREVEALFFETQQRFGRLDCLVNNAGRHPQEEILEETSSQAFRELLELNLLATYTMSKLALPFLRQSRGSIINISSLVGAIGQRKAAPYVATKGAVTALTKALALDESQHGVRVNCISPGNIWTPLWKELADLTPNPSATVREGELAQPLGRMGRPDEVGAAAVFLAFHASFCTGVELPLTGGAELGYGRKVPRDMTGRPPGPSPPLASPGSFDPLPLPSSR